The following coding sequences are from one Parabacteroides pacaensis window:
- a CDS encoding SusC/RagA family TonB-linked outer membrane protein, giving the protein MNKILILFACMLVLVLPAKAQNKQPESIMLTGVVKDERNETVPGANIYLKDSPGVGVTTDLDGKFTIKVKKYDVLIISYLGYKDSEYRVEGNKKEVQIILQPSSEELEEVVIVGMGTQRKVSVAGAITAIKPSELEVPATNIVNSLGGRVAGIISVQSSGEPGKNISEFWVRGIGTFGANSSALVLIDGLEGSLDQIDPADVESFSVLKDASATAVYGNRGANGVVLVTTKRGLEQKLRITARANLTVSKLKRLPEYLGGYEYAQLANEASAVSGMPRTYSDMELDIIKYGLDPDLYPNINWQDEILKSTSLQKTYYVSAQGGGSVARYFVSIGMSNEDAAYKSMEDSKYNKGVGYNTYNYRLNLDINLTKTTKVYVGADGFLAVNRRPSMGKPGSENLTDWIWQSQAKTTPLLYPLRYSSGELPSVGEGSDIPPHVLLNYTGSAKDENYTNKATISITQDLSMLTKGLTFDLQGAWNTYSSFNESRYKMPTLYYTNGRTNTGRLKLVKRIDETSMNYANSSSTSSKLVLNSKLNYERKFGDHRIGGLLYYSMESSYGSGSTTSMDAIPKRYQSLSGRFTYSFQDTYSADLNFGYNGSENFEPGKQFGFFPAGAVAWIPTSYKFMQENVKWLNFLKFRFSYGTAGNDRITFRRFPYLTLIKEDGTIINPWGGTGSLTESQVGADNLQWEKAYKTDLGMEAHFFNDKFTFILDYFHDKRDGIFQERRQIPDYVGVISMPFGNVGSMKSWGSDGNFEFFQTLNKDLYFTLRGNFTLSKNKILNWEQAEQKYPYLAENGYSNSVQRGFIALGLFKDQQDVDMSPKQFGTVRPGDIKYKDVNSDGKITDEDKVPLFANSGVPQMMYGFGGEFHYKNWTLNVLFKGTGKNLFLYGGSGGDKFDGYMPFNNGNRGNVLSLAYDQSNRWTPASYSGDPATENPEARFPRLYYGHNDNNTKPSTFWMGNARYLRLQELSLTYSLKVAALRRFLGIQSMDVQLMCENLAVWDSVKLFDPEQATSTGQTYPIPGRYSLQLYLHF; this is encoded by the coding sequence ATGAATAAAATATTAATACTATTTGCTTGCATGCTGGTACTGGTATTACCGGCAAAAGCACAGAATAAACAACCGGAAAGCATTATGCTGACAGGTGTGGTGAAAGACGAGCGGAATGAAACCGTACCGGGTGCCAATATATATTTAAAAGATAGCCCCGGTGTAGGAGTTACAACCGATTTGGATGGGAAATTCACCATAAAAGTGAAAAAATATGATGTCCTGATCATTTCTTATCTCGGCTATAAAGATTCTGAATACCGGGTGGAAGGAAATAAAAAGGAAGTACAAATCATCTTACAGCCTTCATCCGAAGAACTGGAAGAAGTCGTGATAGTAGGAATGGGGACCCAACGGAAAGTGAGCGTAGCAGGAGCCATCACAGCCATAAAACCTTCGGAACTGGAAGTACCGGCAACCAACATCGTAAACAGTTTAGGCGGACGTGTAGCCGGTATTATTTCCGTACAAAGCAGCGGTGAACCGGGTAAAAACATTTCCGAATTTTGGGTGCGGGGTATCGGTACTTTCGGAGCCAATAGCAGTGCCTTGGTCTTAATAGACGGATTGGAAGGCTCTTTGGATCAAATAGACCCAGCTGACGTAGAAAGTTTTTCCGTATTAAAAGATGCTTCTGCCACGGCCGTATACGGAAACAGAGGCGCGAATGGGGTAGTGCTGGTAACCACCAAACGGGGTCTGGAACAAAAATTGAGAATCACAGCCCGGGCCAATTTGACAGTTTCCAAATTGAAAAGATTGCCCGAATACCTGGGTGGTTATGAATATGCACAACTGGCCAACGAGGCTTCTGCCGTATCAGGTATGCCGCGTACCTATTCGGATATGGAACTCGATATTATTAAATACGGGCTGGACCCGGATTTATACCCGAACATAAACTGGCAAGACGAAATCTTGAAATCTACCTCTTTACAAAAGACCTATTATGTGAGTGCCCAGGGAGGTGGTAGCGTGGCCCGTTATTTTGTAAGTATAGGCATGTCGAACGAAGATGCTGCCTATAAGTCTATGGAAGACAGTAAATATAACAAAGGCGTAGGTTATAATACTTATAATTACCGGTTGAATTTGGATATTAACCTGACGAAAACAACCAAAGTATATGTGGGTGCAGACGGTTTCTTAGCAGTAAACCGCCGTCCGAGCATGGGAAAACCAGGCAGTGAGAACCTGACGGACTGGATATGGCAGTCGCAAGCTAAAACAACCCCCTTGCTTTATCCTCTCCGCTATTCCAGTGGCGAATTGCCTTCCGTAGGAGAAGGAAGCGATATTCCGCCCCATGTATTGTTAAATTATACCGGTTCGGCTAAAGATGAAAATTACACCAATAAAGCTACGATCAGTATCACCCAAGACCTTTCCATGCTTACGAAAGGATTGACTTTCGATTTGCAAGGAGCATGGAATACCTATAGCAGTTTTAACGAAAGCCGGTATAAAATGCCAACTCTATATTATACCAACGGACGTACGAATACCGGACGCTTGAAGCTGGTAAAACGGATTGACGAAACCAGTATGAATTATGCCAATAGCTCATCTACTTCCTCCAAATTAGTCCTTAATAGCAAATTGAATTACGAACGCAAATTCGGAGATCACCGGATAGGAGGATTACTGTACTATTCCATGGAAAGTTCGTACGGTTCCGGTTCTACCACCAGTATGGATGCTATTCCCAAACGCTATCAAAGCTTGTCCGGACGTTTTACCTATTCTTTTCAGGATACCTATTCGGCAGATTTGAACTTCGGTTATAACGGCTCGGAGAATTTCGAACCGGGCAAACAATTCGGATTCTTTCCTGCCGGGGCGGTTGCCTGGATTCCCACTTCCTATAAATTCATGCAGGAAAACGTAAAATGGCTGAACTTCCTTAAGTTTCGTTTTTCGTATGGTACGGCAGGTAACGACCGGATTACATTCCGCCGCTTTCCTTACCTTACATTAATTAAAGAGGACGGAACTATAATTAATCCTTGGGGAGGAACCGGAAGCTTAACGGAAAGCCAAGTAGGAGCAGATAACCTGCAATGGGAAAAAGCTTATAAAACCGACCTCGGAATGGAAGCCCATTTCTTTAACGACAAATTCACCTTCATCTTAGATTACTTCCATGACAAACGGGACGGGATTTTCCAGGAACGCAGGCAAATTCCTGATTATGTAGGAGTAATAAGCATGCCTTTCGGTAACGTAGGCAGCATGAAAAGCTGGGGAAGCGACGGGAACTTCGAGTTCTTCCAGACCTTGAACAAAGATCTGTATTTTACCTTGCGCGGTAACTTTACCTTGTCGAAAAACAAAATCTTGAATTGGGAACAAGCCGAACAAAAATACCCTTATTTAGCAGAAAACGGATATTCGAACAGTGTACAACGCGGTTTTATTGCTTTAGGCTTATTTAAAGACCAGCAAGATGTGGACATGAGCCCCAAACAATTCGGAACAGTACGTCCCGGAGACATAAAGTATAAAGATGTAAACAGCGACGGAAAAATTACGGACGAAGATAAAGTCCCTTTGTTTGCCAATTCAGGTGTTCCCCAAATGATGTATGGATTCGGAGGCGAATTTCACTACAAAAACTGGACATTGAACGTCTTATTTAAAGGAACCGGTAAAAATTTGTTCCTGTACGGCGGTTCCGGCGGAGATAAGTTTGACGGATACATGCCCTTTAACAACGGTAACAGAGGGAATGTATTGTCCTTGGCCTATGACCAGTCAAACCGTTGGACCCCGGCAAGTTATTCAGGTGACCCGGCAACCGAAAATCCGGAGGCGCGTTTCCCCCGCCTTTATTACGGGCATAACGACAACAATACGAAACCTTCTACCTTCTGGATGGGAAATGCCCGGTATCTGAGATTGCAGGAATTGAGCTTGACATACAGCCTGAAAGTAGCCGCCTTACGCCGTTTCCTCGGTATCCAGTCGATGGACGTCCAATTGATGTGCGAAAACCTGGCAGTGTGGGATTCCGTAAAATTGTTTGATCCGGAGCAAGCTACTTCTACCGGACAGACCTATCCTATACCGGGCCGTTATTCCCTACAGCTTTATTTACACTTCTAA